One Synechococcus sp. JA-2-3B'a(2-13) genomic window carries:
- a CDS encoding Ycf51 family protein: MDATLESFFASATQIGLGLAGLLAVLTLLAWIRNWPLKFALVGYTAFALVLTAGCFALSLGPIFRSRIPGAAPYTTVYDQGADRAVIAVSPDITPEQLILTLKQAASDLGSPGRFSTGSPVFTLRARTVIHPEPGVSEPLLLGTLQQPLGKRLRTPEEQQQQQIHLEEEAFARLRKLAQGQASAALSAEEAEEPTTGISLAQS, from the coding sequence ATGGATGCAACTTTGGAATCTTTCTTTGCCTCTGCCACCCAAATTGGGCTAGGTCTAGCAGGCTTGCTGGCTGTGCTCACCCTGCTGGCCTGGATTCGCAATTGGCCCTTGAAGTTTGCGCTGGTGGGCTACACGGCGTTTGCGCTGGTTTTAACAGCGGGATGTTTTGCCCTCAGCTTGGGGCCGATCTTTCGCTCCCGCATTCCCGGTGCTGCCCCCTACACCACCGTCTATGACCAAGGGGCGGATCGAGCGGTTATTGCTGTCAGCCCGGATATCACCCCGGAGCAACTGATCCTCACCCTGAAGCAGGCGGCCAGCGATTTGGGATCCCCAGGACGCTTCTCCACCGGTTCGCCGGTGTTCACCTTGCGGGCCCGCACCGTCATCCATCCCGAGCCGGGAGTTTCCGAGCCGTTGCTCTTGGGCACGCTGCAACAGCCGTTGGGAAAGCGCCTGCGCACCCCAGAAGAACAACAGCAGCAGCAGATCCATCTAGAGGAAGAGGCCTTTGCCCGGCTGCGGAAGTTGGCCCAGGGTCAGGCTTCTGCCGCCTTGTCTGCAGAGGAAGCGGAAGAGCCAACCACCGGGATCTCACTTGCCCAGTCTTGA
- the surE gene encoding 5'/3'-nucleotidase SurE: MNILISNDDGIQAAGVRCLAAALAQLGGHQVTVVCPDRERSATGHALTLHKPLRVDPVREGFPPEVQAWACSGTPSDCVKLGLDGLLDRPPDWVISGINQGANLGTDVLYSGTVSAAMEGLLEGIPSLAVSLASFTHQDFQPAAQVVLKLLEKLSLKPLGEPMLLNINVPPLALAEIRGMVLARLAWRKYTDLYEKRVDPRGKAYYWLAGEVVEEEVDPCSDVRAVAEGYVSITPLQPDLTAYAAFDSLQQWGLSAFGSGLEGAL, encoded by the coding sequence ATGAATATTCTCATCAGCAACGACGATGGCATCCAGGCGGCAGGGGTGCGGTGTTTGGCGGCAGCGCTGGCCCAGCTGGGGGGGCACCAGGTAACGGTGGTCTGTCCGGATCGGGAGCGCTCGGCCACCGGCCACGCCCTGACGTTGCACAAGCCGCTGCGGGTGGATCCGGTGCGGGAGGGATTTCCTCCAGAAGTGCAGGCCTGGGCCTGTTCGGGCACCCCTTCCGACTGTGTCAAGTTAGGTCTGGACGGGCTATTGGATCGTCCTCCCGATTGGGTGATTTCCGGCATCAATCAGGGAGCCAATCTGGGCACGGATGTGCTCTACTCCGGCACCGTCTCGGCGGCAATGGAAGGGCTATTGGAAGGGATCCCTAGCCTGGCAGTAAGCTTGGCCAGTTTTACCCATCAGGATTTTCAACCAGCGGCCCAGGTGGTGCTGAAGCTACTGGAGAAACTGAGCCTGAAACCCCTGGGGGAGCCGATGCTGTTGAACATCAACGTGCCCCCCCTAGCGCTGGCTGAAATACGCGGCATGGTCTTGGCCCGCCTGGCCTGGCGCAAGTACACAGATCTCTATGAGAAACGGGTGGATCCGCGCGGCAAGGCCTACTACTGGCTAGCTGGAGAGGTGGTGGAAGAGGAGGTGGATCCCTGTTCGGACGTGCGGGCGGTTGCTGAGGGCTATGTGTCGATTACGCCCCTGCAGCCAGATCTAACGGCTTATGCTGCCTTCGATAGCTTGCAGCAGTGGGGGCTCTCGGCTTTTGGCTCTGGATTGGAGGGAGCTCTGTAG
- a CDS encoding alpha/beta fold hydrolase, producing MPTAVGNCTADAMGLQLHYRTWGKGIPSLPILMLHGHPGNADCMAVFAEAVAGIHPCVAPDLRGYGHSQVTDPFEMEEHLEDLELLLNRLGWQECLVLGWSLGGILALELALRLPQRVKGLVLVASAAYPRSNHPPTDFWDQINTGVASLLNWLWPGWEWNIETFGRRSLYRYLMQQQTPTAYRYLAHMALPAYLHTSPQARQALRAALQRGYNREGDLHRIRIPVLLMAGERDRHITANSSLATARALPHCTCIVYPNVAHLFPWEIPDRVGQDLRRWLSAQDWASEIPVVGSSASSADKAAEA from the coding sequence ATGCCTACAGCAGTCGGGAACTGCACTGCTGACGCGATGGGCCTGCAGCTCCACTACCGTACTTGGGGAAAAGGGATCCCCTCCCTCCCAATCTTGATGCTCCACGGCCATCCGGGCAATGCCGACTGCATGGCGGTATTTGCAGAGGCAGTGGCGGGGATCCACCCCTGTGTGGCGCCAGATCTGCGTGGCTACGGGCATTCCCAGGTGACGGATCCCTTTGAGATGGAGGAGCACCTGGAGGATTTGGAATTACTGCTCAATCGCCTGGGCTGGCAGGAGTGTCTGGTGCTGGGCTGGTCCTTGGGCGGGATCCTGGCCCTGGAGTTGGCTTTGCGTCTGCCGCAGCGGGTAAAGGGTTTGGTCTTGGTGGCCAGTGCCGCCTACCCCCGCAGCAACCATCCCCCCACCGATTTTTGGGATCAGATCAACACCGGCGTTGCCTCGCTGCTCAACTGGCTTTGGCCCGGCTGGGAATGGAACATCGAGACCTTTGGCCGTCGCTCCCTTTACCGCTACCTGATGCAGCAACAGACCCCAACGGCCTATCGGTATTTGGCGCACATGGCCTTGCCCGCCTATCTGCACACCTCCCCCCAGGCTCGCCAAGCTCTGCGCGCCGCTTTGCAACGGGGCTACAACCGCGAGGGAGATCTGCACCGAATTCGCATCCCGGTACTGCTTATGGCCGGCGAGCGGGATCGCCACATCACCGCCAACAGCAGCCTGGCCACAGCCCGCGCCCTGCCCCACTGCACCTGCATTGTCTATCCCAACGTGGCTCATCTCTTTCCCTGGGAGATCCCCGACCGGGTGGGACAGGATCTGCGCCGCTGGCTCAGCGCTCAAGACTGGGCAAGTGAGATCCCGGTGGTTGGCTCTTCCGCTTCCTCTGCAGACAAGGCGGCAGAAGCCTGA
- a CDS encoding DUF3288 family protein: MAVSRSPSNGSSRREQQHPQYATDRAALDELMVQAQERPLSEWVLAEVARLRIRYHGFPGAWDLQRDLDQILEQWGLSEEELFARTRQIHARGQVYDRSFSTRDDWA, from the coding sequence ATGGCTGTATCCCGTTCACCCTCGAATGGCTCATCCCGACGAGAGCAGCAACATCCGCAATATGCCACCGACCGAGCTGCGCTCGATGAGCTGATGGTGCAGGCTCAGGAGAGGCCCCTCTCCGAGTGGGTGCTGGCGGAAGTCGCCCGTTTGCGCATCCGTTACCACGGCTTCCCCGGCGCCTGGGATCTGCAGCGGGATTTGGATCAAATCCTGGAACAGTGGGGCCTGAGCGAAGAAGAGCTGTTCGCCCGGACTCGCCAGATCCATGCCCGCGGCCAGGTGTACGACCGCAGCTTTAGCACGCGAGACGACTGGGCCTAG
- a CDS encoding urease accessory protein UreD, with translation MNFGKAILKATRRGEHTRIWEYSQAPLQWLGSPGEPPVYYLRNPNGGLLGGDRHRIEIGLGPGSALEIRTQGAMRLHPGLIRQQVKVKLAPTSQLIWIPHPTIPGAGADFRQQVQIELDPTARLAYAEIWTAGRLAMDERWQFEHLANCLQVWVTAGIPSSPEGRKLWLQEHIDLHFPHRQVSAASVLGSHLCWGSLYLLGDWPEPTWLTVHISGTESPYWLVKSPDPICKGWILRQVGPQAEAIWRHFGQVALQLAQAKGGSPQGW, from the coding sequence GTGAACTTCGGTAAGGCCATCTTGAAGGCAACCCGCCGAGGCGAACATACCCGTATTTGGGAGTATTCTCAGGCTCCCCTGCAATGGCTGGGATCCCCTGGGGAGCCACCTGTGTACTACCTGCGCAACCCCAACGGCGGCCTGCTGGGTGGGGATCGCCACCGGATCGAGATCGGGCTGGGGCCAGGCTCGGCGCTGGAAATTCGCACCCAAGGGGCAATGCGGCTACATCCCGGCTTGATTCGGCAACAGGTCAAGGTCAAGCTGGCCCCCACCAGCCAGTTGATCTGGATCCCTCACCCGACCATTCCGGGGGCAGGGGCAGACTTTCGCCAGCAGGTGCAGATCGAACTGGATCCCACAGCCCGCCTGGCCTATGCCGAGATCTGGACTGCCGGACGGCTGGCCATGGACGAGCGCTGGCAGTTTGAACATCTTGCCAACTGCTTGCAAGTTTGGGTCACTGCTGGGATCCCATCCTCCCCCGAGGGGAGAAAACTCTGGCTGCAGGAACACATAGACCTGCACTTTCCCCATCGGCAGGTCTCCGCCGCGTCAGTGCTGGGATCCCATCTCTGTTGGGGATCCCTGTACTTGCTGGGGGATTGGCCGGAACCCACTTGGCTGACCGTTCACATCAGCGGAACGGAGTCCCCATACTGGCTGGTCAAGTCTCCGGATCCCATCTGTAAGGGTTGGATTCTGCGCCAGGTGGGGCCACAGGCAGAGGCCATTTGGCGGCATTTTGGCCAGGTTGCACTACAGCTTGCTCAAGCCAAGGGTGGCTCACCCCAGGGGTGGTAG
- the ureG gene encoding urease accessory protein UreG has protein sequence MSGKVAQTSQPVRVGIGGPVGSGKTALVEKLCLALRDHLSLAVVTNDIYTREDAEFLVRAKALEAERIIGVETGGCPHTAIREDASLNLDAIQELERRFCPLDLILVESGGDNLAATFSPELVDACIYVIDVAEGDKIPRKGGPGITRSDLLVINKIDLAPYVGADLGVMERDARRMRGDRPFVFTNLRTGEGLEQVLSWLEREVLFRPIKADPPSVSRL, from the coding sequence ATGTCGGGCAAAGTTGCGCAAACTTCCCAGCCGGTACGGGTTGGCATTGGCGGCCCGGTGGGATCCGGAAAAACCGCTTTGGTGGAAAAGCTCTGCTTGGCGCTGCGGGACCACCTGTCTTTGGCGGTGGTGACCAACGATATCTATACCCGCGAGGATGCCGAGTTTTTGGTGCGGGCCAAGGCCCTGGAGGCAGAGCGGATCATTGGCGTAGAGACCGGCGGCTGCCCCCACACCGCCATTCGGGAAGATGCCTCCCTCAACCTAGACGCCATTCAGGAGCTGGAGCGCCGCTTTTGCCCCCTGGATCTCATCTTGGTGGAATCGGGGGGGGACAACTTGGCAGCTACCTTCAGCCCGGAGCTGGTGGACGCCTGCATTTACGTCATCGACGTGGCCGAAGGGGACAAGATCCCGCGCAAAGGCGGGCCGGGGATCACCCGCTCCGACCTGCTGGTGATCAACAAGATCGATCTGGCTCCCTATGTGGGAGCAGACTTGGGGGTGATGGAACGGGATGCCCGTCGCATGCGGGGAGATAGGCCCTTTGTCTTTACCAACCTGCGCACGGGTGAGGGGCTGGAGCAGGTTCTCAGTTGGCTGGAGCGGGAGGTGCTGTTTCGGCCCATCAAGGCCGACCCCCCCTCGGTGAGCCGCCTGTGA
- a CDS encoding carboxymuconolactone decarboxylase family protein: MRIPPVTPEKADKQLQKVYESLEKTYGTALNPLQVMAHKPQMMRAVMNLYGALHTQNPNLPEELKELVSIRIAQINGCRHYCLPYHTLQAQKYGASPAKIAAVAQARTSTLYTEAEKLAIEYAERMTVPSMVVTDSFFAQLKAIWSDEDLVELSAWIGFMNFWTKVIAALDVPLDPIFAEQLHVS, encoded by the coding sequence ATGCGGATCCCTCCTGTTACCCCAGAGAAAGCCGATAAGCAACTGCAAAAGGTTTACGAAAGCCTGGAAAAAACCTACGGCACCGCCCTCAACCCCCTGCAGGTGATGGCCCACAAGCCCCAAATGATGCGAGCCGTGATGAACCTCTACGGGGCGCTGCACACCCAAAACCCCAACTTGCCTGAAGAGCTGAAGGAGCTGGTCAGCATCCGCATTGCCCAAATCAACGGCTGCCGCCACTACTGCCTTCCCTACCACACCCTGCAGGCGCAAAAGTACGGCGCCTCCCCTGCCAAAATTGCGGCGGTGGCCCAGGCCCGCACCAGCACCCTCTACACCGAGGCGGAAAAGCTGGCCATCGAGTACGCTGAGCGGATGACCGTGCCCAGCATGGTGGTGACCGATAGCTTCTTTGCCCAGCTAAAAGCCATTTGGTCAGATGAAGATCTGGTGGAGCTATCGGCTTGGATTGGCTTTATGAACTTCTGGACTAAGGTGATTGCCGCCCTAGATGTGCCTTTGGATCCCATCTTTGCCGAGCAGCTTCACGTCTCATGA
- a CDS encoding Crp/Fnr family transcriptional regulator, producing MSLVSITSATEAQEWRELCQWAEEHYRCRTFPKDVRIPTRPGLVYITQEGVVRLVSQTPERREVFVGFITAGFPFELSNPERFELKACTHADRTTVMWFYWQDLEQWPYLHQKIQENFRQQLQRKLLWLGNLGQRRAIDRLKGFLSLLIEEYGQPCEQGMYLPWPLTHAQIGDAIGATRVTVTRLLGSLRSKGFVQVLDQNLICIPNGVKLQPTPKKAASA from the coding sequence ATGTCACTTGTTTCCATCACATCGGCAACAGAGGCTCAGGAATGGCGTGAGCTTTGCCAGTGGGCCGAGGAGCACTACCGCTGTCGCACCTTTCCCAAAGACGTGCGCATTCCCACTCGTCCGGGATTGGTGTACATCACCCAAGAGGGAGTGGTGCGCCTGGTCAGCCAAACTCCAGAGCGGCGGGAGGTCTTTGTTGGGTTCATCACGGCTGGATTTCCTTTTGAGCTGAGCAACCCAGAGCGCTTTGAGTTGAAAGCCTGCACCCACGCCGATCGCACCACGGTGATGTGGTTTTACTGGCAGGATCTAGAGCAGTGGCCCTATCTGCACCAGAAGATTCAGGAAAACTTCCGCCAGCAACTGCAACGGAAGCTGCTGTGGTTGGGAAATCTGGGCCAACGGCGCGCCATCGATCGCCTCAAGGGCTTCTTGAGCCTGTTGATCGAAGAGTATGGACAGCCCTGTGAACAAGGGATGTATCTCCCCTGGCCCCTTACCCATGCCCAGATTGGGGATGCCATTGGGGCCACCCGCGTGACGGTGACTCGTCTTCTGGGATCCCTGCGTTCGAAAGGGTTTGTGCAGGTGCTGGATCAAAACTTAATTTGCATTCCCAACGGGGTAAAGCTCCAGCCCACTCCGAAGAAGGCGGCCAGCGCCTAA